One region of Desulfosporosinus acidiphilus SJ4 genomic DNA includes:
- a CDS encoding ATP dependent DNA ligase-like protein codes for MYVAPMLLNPIEEIPEYNGLSIVELKYDGFRTILSDMDDGIKLFTRHQTNITDIFPELRNPKLPSGIVLDGETIQADPEGRPIFEDVMSRFHMRNASKIKHLAISNPVTFCVFDILYYRGKSVMSLPLLQRKTILDEVLPSNEKSVIKVQYMEGSKAVALFKACKERDLEGIVIKQNKPYVPGRRPKGYWDKLICYTETKVNIIGIRKGKFGWLVEYPDGRFAGVIELAVPLAAKQILLDFARKYGRNTDKNMYLPEGIPCKVRYRSLTKNGLLRLAEFQEFVNPRQIA; via the coding sequence ATGTATGTTGCACCTATGCTCCTTAACCCTATTGAGGAAATTCCGGAATATAACGGCTTATCAATCGTCGAGCTAAAGTATGATGGCTTCAGGACAATTCTCTCAGATATGGATGATGGAATTAAACTATTTACGAGACATCAAACAAATATAACGGATATATTCCCCGAATTACGTAACCCCAAGTTACCTTCGGGGATAGTGCTGGATGGGGAAACAATACAGGCCGATCCGGAAGGTCGGCCAATTTTCGAAGATGTAATGAGTCGCTTTCACATGCGTAATGCCTCAAAAATAAAGCACTTGGCCATATCAAATCCAGTAACATTTTGTGTATTCGATATCCTTTATTATAGAGGAAAGAGCGTCATGTCCTTACCACTACTACAAAGGAAAACAATTTTAGATGAAGTTTTGCCAAGTAATGAAAAATCCGTTATTAAGGTTCAATATATGGAGGGTTCCAAGGCAGTAGCTCTCTTTAAAGCTTGTAAGGAACGTGACTTAGAGGGCATTGTCATAAAGCAAAATAAACCCTATGTACCGGGTAGAAGACCAAAAGGATATTGGGATAAATTAATTTGCTATACCGAGACCAAGGTAAATATAATTGGCATCCGGAAGGGAAAGTTCGGGTGGCTTGTAGAATATCCAGACGGACGCTTTGCCGGTGTGATCGAATTAGCTGTACCGTTAGCGGCCAAACAAATACTCTTGGACTTTGCTAGAAAATATGGGCGAAATACCGATAAAAATATGTATTTACCTGAAGGTATACCGTGCAAGGTTCGTTATCGTTCTCTTACTAAAAATGGACTTTTACGACTTGCCGAGTTTCAGGAATTTGTTAATCCTCGGCAAATAGCATAG
- a CDS encoding adenylate/guanylate cyclase domain-containing protein, which yields MSFDIELTRKVVIENFNQAKQSISLRKFAMDSAQPISDVIPGYEAKRMEFGDFIQDNFSPLFIDIRSSTKRAMVIGPERTFISMHAFFPGVCNVIEQYGGYVIDFMGDGIMALFGGKESGVNKSYSSQQAGLCGLSLLKVVNTVINPLLRIDKIWEFGCGVGIDYGSVIVTKIGTKNNYDVKVFGDCVNIASKLSKSDNQVVVSDEVQKLWPSSKWGKMGFKRLSIGELMGYALNDRSD from the coding sequence TTGAGTTTTGATATCGAGCTCACACGTAAGGTTGTTATTGAAAATTTTAACCAAGCGAAGCAATCGATTTCACTAAGAAAGTTTGCAATGGATAGCGCTCAACCTATTTCTGATGTTATTCCGGGATACGAAGCTAAGCGAATGGAATTTGGCGATTTCATACAGGATAATTTCAGCCCTTTATTTATAGATATTCGTAGCTCTACTAAGAGGGCTATGGTAATTGGGCCAGAGAGAACGTTTATTTCTATGCACGCTTTCTTTCCGGGCGTATGTAATGTGATCGAGCAATATGGAGGCTATGTTATAGACTTTATGGGTGATGGGATAATGGCCTTGTTTGGCGGAAAAGAATCAGGAGTGAACAAAAGTTATTCTAGTCAACAGGCTGGACTATGTGGATTGAGTCTTTTAAAAGTAGTAAATACGGTCATAAATCCTTTGTTAAGAATAGATAAAATATGGGAGTTCGGTTGCGGTGTTGGTATAGATTATGGTTCTGTAATTGTGACGAAAATAGGTACCAAAAATAACTACGATGTTAAGGTGTTCGGTGACTGTGTAAATATAGCAAGCAAATTGTCAAAATCAGATAATCAGGTTGTTGTAAGTGATGAAGTTCAAAAATTATGGCCATCCTCAAAATGGGGGAAAATGGGTTTTAAAAGGCTTTCTATTGGCGAATTAATGGGATACGCGTTGAACGATCGTTCAGACTAA
- a CDS encoding adenylate/guanylate cyclase domain-containing protein: MLSERLKQELNDIVNRILDRCELQWDNTLGKNELIKALLETYAMDTNIPGHPFLGESEYKSDVFVAFMLDMRDSTKHLRQAISARIASVSEMQRVFYEVSALLPAMTKIIREYKGSVTEYLGDGLLALFQLPKQKEEQAEVLHNVINAANTCLEALNQVVNPILNERFGLPKIEIGIGLAFSDAIISHFGLPPHTQVKVIGECIYFASKCSKGRNEIILHEYLKHIWPKSKKGQLRFTKRSFDKFDGYIVTKKSEIERNVG, encoded by the coding sequence ATGCTTTCTGAACGTTTAAAACAAGAATTAAATGATATCGTTAATAGAATTCTTGACCGATGTGAATTGCAATGGGACAATACTCTCGGTAAAAATGAACTTATAAAGGCCCTTTTAGAAACATACGCAATGGATACAAATATACCTGGCCATCCTTTTCTTGGTGAGAGTGAATATAAGTCTGATGTGTTTGTGGCTTTTATGTTAGATATGAGAGATTCAACCAAACATCTTAGACAGGCCATTAGTGCACGTATAGCCAGTGTAAGTGAGATGCAAAGAGTATTTTATGAAGTATCAGCGCTTCTTCCAGCAATGACAAAGATAATCCGTGAATATAAGGGATCAGTAACCGAATATTTGGGAGATGGTCTGTTGGCATTATTTCAACTTCCTAAACAAAAGGAAGAACAAGCAGAGGTTCTTCATAATGTAATTAATGCGGCCAATACCTGCTTGGAAGCTTTAAATCAGGTAGTTAACCCAATCTTGAATGAAAGATTTGGTTTGCCTAAAATCGAAATAGGCATTGGTTTAGCTTTTAGCGACGCTATAATTAGCCATTTCGGCTTACCTCCACATACACAAGTAAAGGTGATTGGCGAGTGTATTTATTTTGCTAGTAAATGTTCAAAAGGGAGAAATGAGATTATATTGCACGAGTATCTTAAACATATTTGGCCAAAATCTAAAAAGGGACAATTACGCTTTACAAAAAGAAGTTTTGATAAATTTGACGGTTATATCGTAACAAAAAAATCAGAAATCGAGAGAAACGTAGGATGA